Proteins found in one Microthrixaceae bacterium genomic segment:
- a CDS encoding UDP-glucose/GDP-mannose dehydrogenase family protein, which produces MGAGSRIAVIGTGYVGLTTGACLASMGHDVVCADIDQAKVDALNAGEIPILEDGLPNLVKEGVRSGRLRFVLGATNAVGDREFVYLCVPTPQADDGSADLSYIEAAAREIGPALQPDAIVINKSTVPVGSTRVVERALQRGDVHVVSNPEFLREGSAVHDFLNPDRVVIGANDQSAAIRMAGLYIGLTAPIMVTDPPSAETIKYASNAFLATKISFVNAVAAVCEAVGADVADVVLGMGYDKRIGHQFLNPGPGWGGSCFPKDTLALIHIAETAGYDFRMLKGVVEVNEEQFDRVVRKVVAACGGDVSGKSIAAWGLTFKARTDDTRMSPAIEVIKRLQDLGANVTAYDPAIRLDIEGIPVVSDPLDTVKGAEVLVVLTEWDEFKWVDLDDVAAAMAVRKIVDTRNLLDRSRARQAGFDYEGIGRR; this is translated from the coding sequence GTGGGCGCAGGGAGCCGCATTGCGGTGATCGGCACCGGATACGTCGGGTTGACGACGGGAGCGTGCCTTGCCTCGATGGGCCATGACGTCGTCTGTGCCGACATCGATCAGGCCAAGGTCGACGCACTCAACGCCGGTGAGATCCCGATCCTCGAGGACGGCCTGCCGAACCTGGTCAAGGAAGGGGTGCGATCGGGCCGCCTGCGGTTCGTGCTCGGTGCCACCAATGCCGTCGGCGACCGAGAATTCGTCTACCTGTGCGTCCCGACCCCACAAGCCGACGACGGATCCGCCGACCTGTCCTACATCGAGGCGGCCGCGCGCGAGATCGGTCCGGCGCTGCAACCCGACGCCATCGTGATCAACAAGTCGACGGTGCCGGTCGGTTCGACCCGCGTGGTCGAGCGGGCGTTGCAACGCGGCGACGTGCATGTCGTGTCCAACCCGGAGTTCCTTCGTGAAGGCTCGGCGGTGCACGACTTCTTGAACCCCGATCGAGTGGTGATCGGGGCCAACGACCAGTCGGCAGCGATTCGCATGGCTGGTCTCTACATCGGGTTGACGGCGCCGATCATGGTGACCGACCCGCCCTCCGCGGAGACGATCAAGTACGCCTCCAATGCCTTCCTCGCCACCAAGATCAGTTTCGTCAACGCGGTGGCCGCTGTCTGCGAGGCGGTCGGTGCCGACGTCGCCGACGTCGTGCTCGGCATGGGCTACGACAAGCGCATCGGTCATCAGTTCCTGAACCCGGGCCCCGGCTGGGGTGGGTCGTGCTTTCCGAAGGACACCCTCGCGCTCATTCACATCGCGGAGACCGCTGGATACGACTTCCGCATGCTCAAGGGCGTTGTCGAGGTGAACGAAGAGCAGTTCGACCGGGTCGTGCGCAAGGTGGTCGCCGCATGTGGAGGCGACGTCTCGGGCAAGAGCATCGCCGCGTGGGGTCTGACGTTCAAGGCCCGCACCGACGACACCCGCATGTCCCCGGCGATCGAGGTCATCAAGCGGCTTCAGGATCTGGGTGCCAACGTCACGGCCTACGATCCCGCCATCCGCCTCGATATTGAGGGAATCCCGGTGGTGTCCGACCCGCTCGACACCGTCAAGGGGGCGGAGGTTCTCGTCGTCTTGACCGAGTGGGATGAGTTCAAGTGGGTCGATCTCGACGACGTCGCTGCGGCGATGGCGGTCCGCAAGATCGTCGATACGCGTAACCTGCTCGACCGCTCGCGGGCTCGTCAGGCGGGATTCG
- a CDS encoding LCP family protein: MGNRRRRRGRRSWGQRLLIAFNSLLALACLAAAGAFHVARAKAAEVPVYHIDSIANARISDTEVRNILMVGTDDSSGLDDDDPTKKGRGSEHLADTIMILRVDPVAKTAAILSIPRDTWVPVAPNWSSTKINGALNRTEGPKQLIATIRHSFGISIDNYVEVDLGGFKEVYRALGGIRVYNKYPIKDPKTSLWLPETGCITLDPEQALAYARTRDLWWQDSDTYTKGGKWKHDTTVDYGRIARQQDLIKQTAQSAIERGIRNPITAYKLVNAAIGSVTTDDTINADWVVDLIQTFREFPVDQLATHRLPTSSTNKGGASAESVQWDEAADLLRFFRGVPAEGEVRASDVIVSVPDSFEAADGLVSALDGAGFDATAESAKAFNGSTTAKKDTIRYGADGAEAAAVLAAHLDLDPAREIEFVLDEDLPGRRLEFIPRLNSEPSLRPEPLPTDMVRQAAEIVVPTTTTTTTTTTTMRTSQAGNHPSTTDASATTTSVAETVVGNTTTTSSLDQDESEPATVGMIPFDAAMAASCR; the protein is encoded by the coding sequence ATGGGTAACCGCCGTCGACGTCGCGGACGTCGCAGTTGGGGTCAACGCCTCCTCATCGCGTTCAACTCGCTGCTGGCACTCGCCTGCCTGGCAGCGGCCGGAGCATTTCATGTGGCGCGGGCCAAAGCTGCCGAAGTCCCCGTGTATCACATCGACTCGATCGCGAACGCCCGGATCTCCGATACCGAAGTGCGCAACATCTTGATGGTGGGCACCGACGATTCGTCGGGGCTCGATGACGACGACCCCACGAAGAAGGGTCGTGGTTCCGAGCATCTCGCCGACACGATCATGATCCTGCGGGTCGACCCGGTGGCCAAGACCGCCGCGATCCTGTCGATCCCGCGAGACACCTGGGTTCCGGTCGCTCCGAACTGGTCGAGCACCAAGATCAACGGTGCCCTCAACCGCACCGAAGGCCCGAAGCAACTGATCGCCACGATCCGCCACAGCTTCGGGATCTCGATCGACAACTACGTCGAAGTCGACCTCGGCGGTTTCAAGGAGGTGTACCGGGCACTTGGTGGCATTCGCGTCTACAACAAGTACCCGATCAAGGACCCCAAGACGAGCCTGTGGCTGCCCGAGACCGGCTGCATCACCCTCGACCCCGAACAGGCCTTGGCGTACGCCCGAACCCGCGACCTGTGGTGGCAGGACAGCGACACCTACACCAAGGGCGGGAAGTGGAAGCACGACACCACGGTGGATTACGGCCGGATCGCCCGACAGCAGGACCTGATCAAGCAGACGGCCCAGTCGGCCATCGAGCGTGGGATTCGAAACCCGATCACCGCGTACAAGCTCGTGAATGCGGCGATCGGGTCGGTGACCACCGATGACACGATCAACGCAGACTGGGTCGTCGATCTCATCCAGACCTTCCGGGAGTTCCCGGTCGACCAGCTCGCAACGCATCGTTTGCCGACGAGTTCAACGAACAAGGGCGGAGCGTCGGCCGAGAGCGTGCAGTGGGATGAAGCGGCCGACCTGTTGCGCTTCTTCCGCGGCGTGCCGGCCGAGGGTGAGGTGAGGGCTAGCGATGTGATCGTGTCGGTGCCCGATTCCTTCGAAGCCGCCGACGGCTTGGTTTCAGCGCTCGACGGAGCGGGTTTCGACGCGACGGCGGAGAGCGCCAAGGCCTTCAACGGGTCGACCACCGCCAAGAAGGACACGATTCGCTACGGGGCCGACGGAGCGGAAGCGGCAGCGGTGTTGGCGGCCCATCTCGACCTGGACCCGGCCCGCGAGATCGAGTTCGTGTTGGACGAGGACCTTCCTGGGCGGCGTCTCGAGTTCATCCCGAGACTCAACAGCGAACCGTCGCTTCGTCCCGAGCCGCTGCCGACCGACATGGTTCGTCAAGCGGCGGAGATCGTCGTGCCGACCACGACGACCACGACGACCACGACGACCACCATGAGGACCAGCCAGGCGGGTAATCACCCATCGACGACCGACGCGTCGGCAACTACAACGTCGGTGGCGGAGACGGTGGTCGGAAATACGACGACCACCTCTAGCCTTGACCAAGATGAATCGGAACCGGCAACGGTCGGTATGATCCCGTTCGATGCTGCGATGGCAGCGTCATGTCGGTAA
- a CDS encoding chorismate-binding protein yields the protein MAKRFDPAPVAVVGDRLCSELADVTSDFTALDSSGFWAVVIPYDGEAVCARFATVRPAVPWAGAPWRGPALDSWHSSLDRDGFVAGVRSIRESIAAGDVYQVNLTRRLRARLTDPEHQRIEALGAALALGNPAPFSAVVSLPDHDIAVASASPELFLARDGDVVRSSPIKGTAPTPEEFLDKDRAENVMIVDLVRNDLGMVCDWGTVTVPSLLATEEHPGLFHLVSTVEGRLRSGLGWADAIGATFPPGSVTGAPKISACSIIDRLEPDSRGVYCGAIGWVDADSRRGALNVAIRTFWIEGDELNFGTGGGITWGSDPTGEWNETELKARRLLGVASATTSRGDTT from the coding sequence GTGGCCAAGCGTTTCGACCCCGCACCCGTCGCCGTTGTCGGCGACCGTTTGTGCTCCGAACTCGCCGATGTCACCTCCGACTTCACCGCACTCGATTCCAGCGGCTTTTGGGCAGTGGTCATCCCCTACGACGGCGAGGCGGTCTGCGCACGGTTCGCGACGGTGCGCCCCGCTGTGCCCTGGGCCGGGGCACCGTGGCGCGGACCGGCGCTCGACTCATGGCACAGCAGCCTCGACCGCGACGGGTTCGTGGCCGGAGTCCGCTCCATCCGCGAGTCCATCGCTGCGGGCGACGTCTACCAGGTGAACCTCACCCGCCGACTTCGTGCCCGCCTCACCGACCCTGAGCACCAACGCATCGAGGCACTCGGCGCCGCGCTGGCGCTGGGAAACCCGGCCCCATTCAGCGCGGTCGTGTCGCTGCCCGACCACGACATTGCGGTGGCGTCGGCCTCTCCCGAGCTCTTTCTCGCCCGCGACGGCGACGTCGTGCGCTCGTCGCCGATCAAAGGTACGGCGCCGACCCCGGAGGAGTTCCTCGACAAGGACCGCGCCGAGAACGTCATGATCGTCGACCTCGTGCGCAACGACCTCGGCATGGTGTGCGACTGGGGAACGGTGACGGTGCCGTCCCTGCTGGCGACCGAAGAGCATCCGGGGCTGTTCCACCTGGTGTCGACCGTTGAAGGACGCCTCCGTTCCGGCCTCGGATGGGCCGATGCCATCGGCGCGACGTTTCCCCCGGGATCTGTCACGGGTGCACCCAAGATCAGCGCGTGTTCGATCATCGATCGGCTGGAACCCGACTCGCGCGGCGTGTACTGCGGTGCCATCGGCTGGGTCGATGCGGACTCCCGCCGAGGCGCACTGAACGTCGCTATCCGGACCTTCTGGATCGAGGGCGACGAGTTGAACTTCGGCACCGGCGGCGGAATCACGTGGGGATCCGACCCGACCGGCGAATGGAACGAAACCGAACTCAAGGCGAGACGACTCCTCGGGGTCGCCTCGGCGACGACCTCACGAGGAGACACCACATGA
- a CDS encoding aminotransferase class IV encodes MSNPTNPSVWIDGHLVSADAARVPYDDHGITVGDGVFETIKLTDSGPFALSRHLERLRRSADAMKIPAPSDEVVRAAIAEVVATHEGDGFLRVTLTAGPGPLGSNRDELTPRLIVAVRPGEVRVAPTTVVLVGYTRNERGALAGVKSTSYGENVVALAAAAESGASEALFANTVGDLCEGTGSNVFVGFGDRLVTPPLHSGCLDGITRALLLEAGVGTEQDIPVNSLGDATEMFLVSTAREVQPVTAMGDLVLPLAPGPLTTRAREVWLERVAERLDP; translated from the coding sequence ATGAGCAACCCGACCAACCCGAGCGTCTGGATCGACGGCCACCTCGTGTCGGCCGACGCCGCGCGCGTGCCCTACGACGACCACGGCATCACCGTCGGCGACGGCGTTTTCGAGACCATCAAGCTGACCGACTCCGGGCCGTTCGCGTTGTCCCGCCACCTTGAGCGACTCCGCCGTTCGGCCGACGCCATGAAAATTCCCGCCCCGTCCGATGAGGTGGTTCGCGCCGCGATCGCCGAGGTGGTCGCCACCCACGAGGGCGACGGGTTCCTGCGCGTCACGCTGACAGCCGGACCGGGACCGTTGGGGTCGAACCGCGACGAGCTCACGCCTCGACTGATCGTCGCCGTGCGACCCGGCGAAGTCCGCGTCGCCCCGACGACGGTGGTGCTCGTGGGCTACACCCGCAACGAGCGGGGCGCCCTCGCCGGGGTGAAGTCCACCTCGTATGGGGAAAACGTCGTGGCGCTTGCGGCCGCCGCCGAGTCGGGCGCCTCGGAGGCACTGTTCGCCAACACGGTCGGAGATCTGTGCGAGGGCACCGGTTCGAACGTGTTCGTCGGCTTCGGCGACCGACTCGTCACCCCACCGCTGCACTCGGGGTGCCTCGACGGCATCACGCGGGCGCTGCTCCTCGAAGCCGGGGTCGGCACCGAGCAGGACATCCCGGTCAATTCCCTCGGCGACGCGACCGAGATGTTCCTGGTATCGACCGCACGAGAGGTGCAGCCCGTGACCGCGATGGGCGACCTGGT